A window of the Salegentibacter mishustinae genome harbors these coding sequences:
- the trpC gene encoding indole-3-glycerol phosphate synthase TrpC, translating to MNILDKIIADKHKELVLKKLVVPVSQLEQSALFERETVSLAEKLRSSKTGIIAEHKRRSPSKSIINQGLNVEDVAKGYEDAGISGMSVLTDGKYFGGSLDDLLYARAAVKMPLLRKEFIIDEYQLLEAKAHGADVILLIAAVLEREEIKRLSEFAKSIGLEVLLEVHNEEELQKSIMPSLDMLGVNNRNLKTFEVSTDISKELSGKIPEDFVKVSESGISSVEAIKDLQQFGYKGFLIGENFMKTNNPGKAAAEFVKTLNKL from the coding sequence ATGAATATTCTAGATAAAATAATAGCCGATAAACATAAAGAACTGGTCTTAAAAAAACTGGTTGTTCCCGTTTCACAATTGGAACAATCGGCGCTATTTGAGCGTGAAACAGTTTCCCTGGCAGAAAAATTAAGAAGCAGTAAAACCGGAATTATTGCTGAACATAAAAGACGTTCTCCATCAAAATCGATAATTAACCAGGGGCTAAATGTTGAAGATGTAGCTAAAGGTTATGAAGATGCAGGAATTTCCGGAATGTCTGTACTTACCGATGGTAAATATTTTGGCGGATCTTTAGACGATTTACTTTATGCCCGTGCAGCGGTAAAAATGCCTTTATTGCGAAAGGAATTTATTATTGATGAATATCAACTTTTGGAAGCAAAAGCTCACGGGGCCGATGTGATCTTGCTTATCGCAGCAGTACTGGAACGGGAAGAAATTAAAAGACTGTCAGAATTTGCTAAAAGTATAGGTTTAGAAGTATTACTGGAAGTGCATAACGAAGAAGAACTGCAAAAATCTATTATGCCCAGCTTGGATATGTTGGGTGTAAATAACCGAAATTTAAAAACTTTTGAAGTCTCCACCGATATTAGTAAAGAACTTTCCGGCAAAATTCCTGAAGACTTTGTAAAAGTCTCTGAAAGCGGAATTAGCTCGGTTGAAGCAATAAAAGATTTACAGCAATTTGGCTACAAAGGCTTTTTGATCGGTGAGAATTTTATGAAAACAAATAATCCCGGGAAAGCTGCCGCTGAGTTTGTAAAAACACTGAATAAATTATAA
- a CDS encoding phosphoribosylanthranilate isomerase, with amino-acid sequence MKHPENISEVAKLQPDYMGFIFYEKTPRYFEAKMPEISSAIKKTGVFVDEEINIILDRIKEHDLNAIQLHGEESAAFCAELKTLLIETEVEIIKVFSIKDDFDFERLKEYETVVDFFLFDTKGKNKGGNGITFNWEVLKDYRSKKPFFLSGGIGAEEVEAIQKLQAYFEENGEENLLYAIDVNSKFEEEAGCKNVEKLKEFRKQF; translated from the coding sequence ATGAAGCATCCCGAAAACATCAGCGAAGTTGCAAAACTTCAGCCTGATTATATGGGGTTTATTTTTTATGAAAAAACTCCCAGGTATTTCGAGGCTAAGATGCCGGAAATCTCTTCAGCAATTAAAAAAACAGGCGTTTTTGTTGATGAAGAGATCAATATTATCCTTGATAGAATTAAAGAGCACGATTTAAATGCTATTCAGTTACACGGTGAGGAAAGTGCCGCTTTTTGCGCTGAATTAAAAACCCTTTTAATCGAAACCGAGGTAGAAATCATAAAGGTATTTTCTATTAAAGACGATTTCGATTTTGAGCGCTTAAAGGAATATGAAACTGTGGTAGATTTTTTCCTTTTTGATACTAAAGGCAAAAATAAAGGCGGTAACGGAATTACTTTTAATTGGGAAGTTTTAAAGGATTATCGTTCAAAAAAACCTTTTTTCCTAAGTGGAGGAATTGGAGCGGAAGAAGTAGAAGCTATTCAAAAACTTCAAGCCTATTTTGAAGAAAATGGTGAGGAAAATTTGCTTTACGCCATAGATGTAAATAGTAAATTTGAAGAGGAAGCTGGTTGTAAGAATGTCGAAAAATTAAAAGAATTTAGAAAACAGTTTTGA
- the trpB gene encoding tryptophan synthase subunit beta: protein MSYQANEKGYYGDFGGAFIPEMLYPNVEELRSQYLEIMKEESFQKEFKDLLRDYVGRPTPLYYAKRFSEKYNTKIYLKREDLCHTGAHKVNNTVGQILMAKRLGKDRIIAETGAGQHGVATATVCALMGIECIVYMGEIDIERQAPNVARMKMLGAKVVPAKSGSRTLKDATNEAIRDWINNPLDTHYIIGSVVGPHPYPDMVARFQAVISEEIKVQLKEKENRENPDYVVACVGGGSNAAGIYYHYLDNPEVGIIAVEAAGKGIQSGESAATSALGKEGIIHGSKTLLMQTDDGQITEPYSISAGLDYPGVGPMHANLFRSGRGEFISITDKAAMDAGQELAKLEGIIPAIETSHALAIFEDRKFKKDDVIVINLSGRGDKDLSTYIDYFGL from the coding sequence ATGAGCTATCAGGCTAACGAAAAAGGATATTACGGTGATTTTGGGGGAGCTTTTATTCCCGAAATGCTCTATCCCAATGTAGAGGAATTGCGTTCGCAATACCTGGAGATTATGAAAGAGGAATCTTTTCAGAAAGAATTTAAAGATCTGTTACGGGATTATGTAGGGCGTCCAACACCTCTTTATTATGCTAAGCGTTTTAGCGAAAAGTACAATACAAAAATATACCTGAAACGCGAAGATCTTTGCCATACAGGTGCTCATAAGGTAAATAACACCGTTGGTCAAATTTTAATGGCAAAACGCCTTGGTAAAGACCGTATAATCGCTGAAACCGGCGCAGGTCAGCACGGTGTAGCTACGGCTACTGTTTGCGCGCTTATGGGCATTGAATGTATTGTCTATATGGGCGAAATTGATATTGAACGGCAAGCGCCAAACGTTGCCAGAATGAAGATGCTTGGAGCCAAAGTAGTTCCGGCAAAATCGGGAAGCCGAACTTTAAAAGATGCCACGAACGAGGCGATTCGCGATTGGATCAACAACCCGCTGGATACTCATTACATCATTGGTTCTGTGGTTGGGCCGCATCCCTACCCCGATATGGTAGCTAGATTTCAGGCGGTGATTTCTGAAGAAATTAAAGTTCAGCTAAAAGAAAAAGAAAATCGGGAGAATCCTGATTATGTAGTGGCTTGTGTAGGTGGAGGAAGTAATGCAGCTGGAATTTACTATCATTATTTAGACAATCCAGAAGTTGGAATTATTGCGGTGGAAGCAGCCGGAAAAGGCATACAAAGCGGTGAAAGTGCTGCAACCTCAGCTTTAGGAAAAGAAGGTATTATTCACGGTAGTAAAACCCTGCTTATGCAAACCGACGACGGACAAATTACTGAGCCGTATTCCATTTCTGCCGGACTTGACTATCCTGGTGTGGGGCCAATGCACGCCAATTTATTTAGAAGTGGACGAGGAGAGTTTATTTCCATAACCGATAAAGCGGCTATGGATGCCGGCCAGGAACTTGCAAAATTAGAAGGGATTATTCCGGCTATCGAGACTTCTCACGCCCTGGCGATTTTTGAAGACCGAAAATTTAAAAAAGATGATGTAATAGTGATCAATCTTTCGGGCCGTGGCGATAAAGATTTGAGTACGTATATTGATTATTTCGGTTTGTAA
- the trpA gene encoding tryptophan synthase subunit alpha: protein MNRINKKLQEEQKMLSIYFTAGYPEPEDTVPIIKDLEKNGVDFIEIGLPFSDPLADGPTIQESSTKALKSGMTTNKLFEQLKGIRNSVEIPLVIMGYFNPILQYGVEKFCKKCAETGIDGLIIPDLPVDVYNEEYKTIFEENGLQNIFLITPQTSEERIRFIDSVSNGFIYMVSTASVTGSTSGFSEETRDYFKRISAMKLQNPQIVGFGISDEEIFNQATEYAKGAIIGSAFIKHLNANGKKNIGDFVKSIRPV from the coding sequence ATGAACAGAATAAATAAAAAACTTCAGGAAGAGCAAAAGATGCTTTCTATCTATTTTACCGCCGGTTATCCTGAACCCGAAGATACAGTTCCCATTATTAAGGATTTAGAAAAAAACGGGGTGGATTTTATTGAAATCGGTCTGCCTTTTAGCGATCCCCTGGCTGATGGTCCAACAATTCAGGAGAGTTCTACCAAAGCATTAAAAAGTGGAATGACCACCAATAAACTCTTCGAACAGCTTAAAGGAATTAGGAACTCAGTGGAAATACCTCTGGTGATTATGGGATACTTTAATCCAATTCTTCAGTATGGTGTTGAGAAATTCTGTAAAAAATGCGCTGAAACCGGGATTGACGGACTTATAATCCCGGACCTTCCGGTAGATGTTTATAATGAAGAATATAAGACGATTTTCGAAGAAAATGGGCTTCAGAATATTTTCCTGATAACACCACAAACTTCTGAAGAGCGTATTCGCTTTATAGATTCGGTTTCCAACGGATTTATTTATATGGTTAGTACCGCTAGTGTTACCGGTTCTACTTCCGGATTTAGTGAGGAAACCAGGGATTATTTTAAAAGGATTTCAGCAATGAAACTTCAAAATCCGCAAATTGTAGGTTTTGGAATTAGCGACGAAGAAATCTTCAACCAGGCCACCGAATATGCCAAAGGCGCCATTATTGGGTCGGCGTTTATTAAACACCTCAACGCTAATGGAAAAAAGAATATAGGCGATTTCGTGAAAAGCATCAGGCCGGTTTAA
- a CDS encoding 30S ribosomal protein THX, with the protein MGRGDRKTKRGKIAIGTHGKLRPKRKKFKVKPTTMAEQEKKELQ; encoded by the coding sequence ATGGGACGTGGAGATAGAAAAACGAAACGAGGAAAAATTGCGATCGGTACTCATGGAAAATTAAGACCTAAACGTAAAAAGTTTAAGGTAAAACCAACCACCATGGCCGAACAGGAAAAGAAAGAGTTACAGTAG
- a CDS encoding uracil-DNA glycosylase family protein, giving the protein MFHHTHPFKPFIPENATKLIVGTLPPPRFTRGEFKEGDVNFCYGSRDGLLWIVLDNIFKLDLKFETTEAAIQQRKDFLIERGIGICDMVESSRREKVDASDLGMQKVELRNMLGILEEYPKIETLLFTGGNSKNGPEYFFRRHLKEVGSDIRLKVISNEVPRIHQFVLNGRLIKTVSLTAPSGSANRAIGSMELYKQLKQRDKDFNTVDFRVMQYREWF; this is encoded by the coding sequence ATGTTTCACCACACACACCCTTTTAAACCTTTTATTCCGGAAAATGCTACAAAACTAATTGTAGGCACATTACCGCCTCCAAGATTTACGAGAGGGGAATTTAAGGAAGGAGACGTGAACTTTTGCTATGGTAGCCGTGACGGACTTTTATGGATCGTTCTAGATAATATATTTAAACTCGATCTCAAATTTGAAACTACGGAAGCAGCTATACAGCAACGTAAAGACTTCCTTATAGAAAGAGGCATTGGTATCTGCGATATGGTAGAAAGCAGTAGGAGGGAAAAGGTAGATGCTTCCGATCTTGGGATGCAGAAGGTTGAACTTAGAAATATGCTGGGGATTTTAGAAGAATATCCAAAAATAGAAACCCTGCTTTTTACCGGCGGAAATTCCAAGAATGGCCCTGAATATTTCTTTAGAAGACATCTAAAAGAAGTAGGAAGTGATATTCGGTTAAAAGTGATTTCTAACGAGGTGCCCAGAATTCACCAGTTTGTCTTAAACGGCCGACTTATAAAAACGGTATCCCTAACCGCACCTTCGGGTTCGGCTAATCGAGCTATTGGCAGTATGGAGCTTTATAAACAACTAAAACAAAGGGATAAGGATTTCAATACCGTAGATTTTAGAGTAATGCAGTACAGAGAGTGGTTTTGA
- a CDS encoding pyruvate carboxylase gives MKIQKVLVANRGEIAIRIFRACTEIGIRTVGIFTFEDRYSLHRYKADESYQIGPDKEPLKPYLDIDAIINTAKEVGADAIHPGYGFLSENADFAQACKDNNIIFIGPEVSVLKSLGDKVTAKTVAVKNNVPVIQSNEKDLESLDIAIEEANRIGYPIMLKAASGGGGRGMRVLREEAELRKAFSESKREALNAFGDDTVFIEKFIENPKHIEIQIVGDNHGNMVHLFERDCSVQRRYQKVIEFAPSYNLDQITKEKLYEYAVNICKAVNYNNIGTVEFLVDHDGSIYFIEVNPRIQVEHTVTEVVTGIDLVKAQLFIAGGYKLSDEQIKIKDQASLSTNGFALQCRITTEDPANDFQPDYGTITTYRSASGFGIRLDAGSLYQGVTISPFFDSMLVKVSASGRTLDGACRKMRRALAEFRIRGVKTNIPFLDNILQHEKFREGSVTVNFIANNPDLFKLKETRNRATRMVEFLGDVVVNGNPDVKEIIEKPKLIKADVPAFDRNAAYPKGTKNLLTELGPEKFAEWLKNEKKIHFTDTTFRDAHQSLLATRMRSTDMLKVAEGFAKNHPETFSMEVWGGATFDVCLRFLKENPWERLQLLRKAMPNILLQMLMRGSNGVGYTAYPDNLIEKFVAEAWENGVDIFRIFDSLNWMKSIAPCIEYVRKNTSGLAEASICYTGDILDKNSKYNLDYYLQLAKDIENAGAHILAIKDMAGLLKPYAAGELVSALKAEINIPVHLHTHDTSSIQAATYLKAIEAGVDVVDVALGGLSGLTSQPNFNSLVEMTKSGERKADFNMEKLNEYSHYWEAVRKYYFPFESGLKAGTADVYKHEIPGGQYSNLKPQAESLGLASRFHEITAMYSKVNKLFGDIIKVTPSSKVVGDMAQYLVSNNLSIEDVMEKGENLSFPQSVVNFFRGDLGQPHGGFPAEVQKIILKDQKPYTDRPNAHLEPIDFEKEFKEFCDIFKEGMGRKLEMTDFLSYKLYPKVFTEYFNHYRKFGEVMNIPTPNFFYGMQPGEEITVEMDKGKTLLIEFLSVGTADEDGLVDAFFKVNGQTRTVKIQDKSVKVEKVVHQKIDKSNDKEVGAPIQGSISSILVEKGQKVKKNEPLFVIEAMKMETTITANKEGEIDEIIHKEGTMVFADDMVIKLK, from the coding sequence ATGAAGATTCAAAAAGTATTGGTGGCCAATCGTGGGGAAATCGCGATTCGAATTTTTAGAGCCTGCACCGAAATAGGAATTAGAACGGTAGGAATTTTTACCTTTGAAGATCGCTACTCCCTGCACCGCTACAAGGCCGATGAATCTTATCAAATAGGCCCCGATAAGGAGCCCTTAAAACCTTACCTGGATATAGATGCGATAATTAACACCGCCAAAGAGGTGGGTGCTGATGCTATTCATCCCGGGTACGGATTTCTTTCTGAAAACGCCGATTTTGCACAAGCCTGTAAAGACAACAACATTATTTTTATTGGGCCTGAAGTTTCAGTATTAAAAAGCCTGGGTGATAAAGTAACCGCGAAAACAGTAGCGGTAAAAAACAATGTTCCGGTGATTCAGAGTAACGAGAAAGACCTGGAAAGTCTGGATATTGCCATAGAAGAAGCCAACCGAATAGGCTATCCAATTATGCTGAAAGCCGCCAGCGGTGGTGGAGGCCGTGGAATGCGAGTGCTTAGAGAAGAAGCTGAATTAAGAAAGGCTTTTTCAGAATCTAAACGCGAGGCACTTAATGCCTTTGGAGATGATACCGTTTTTATTGAAAAATTTATTGAAAATCCGAAGCATATTGAGATCCAGATCGTGGGAGATAACCACGGGAATATGGTACACCTTTTTGAGCGGGATTGCTCGGTGCAACGTCGCTACCAAAAGGTGATTGAATTTGCACCTTCGTATAATTTAGATCAAATCACCAAGGAGAAACTTTATGAGTATGCCGTGAATATTTGTAAAGCGGTGAATTATAATAATATTGGTACAGTCGAATTTCTGGTAGATCACGATGGTAGTATATACTTTATTGAGGTAAATCCACGAATCCAGGTAGAACATACCGTGACCGAAGTGGTAACGGGAATAGACCTGGTTAAAGCACAGTTGTTTATTGCCGGTGGATATAAACTAAGTGACGAGCAGATAAAAATTAAAGATCAGGCTTCGCTTAGCACAAACGGATTTGCCCTGCAATGTAGAATTACTACCGAAGATCCCGCCAACGATTTTCAACCTGATTATGGTACAATTACTACCTATAGAAGTGCTTCCGGATTTGGAATTAGGCTCGACGCCGGTAGTTTGTACCAGGGCGTGACCATTTCACCTTTCTTTGATTCTATGCTGGTAAAAGTTTCTGCTAGCGGTAGAACTTTAGACGGTGCGTGCCGTAAAATGCGTCGGGCTTTAGCTGAATTCAGAATTAGGGGCGTAAAAACTAATATTCCGTTTTTAGATAATATTCTTCAGCATGAAAAATTTAGGGAGGGTAGCGTAACGGTGAATTTTATCGCCAATAATCCCGATTTATTTAAACTGAAAGAAACCCGAAACCGCGCCACCAGGATGGTTGAATTTCTGGGTGATGTAGTGGTCAACGGAAATCCCGATGTAAAGGAAATAATAGAAAAGCCAAAACTTATAAAAGCCGATGTTCCTGCTTTTGATCGAAATGCGGCATACCCAAAAGGAACCAAAAATTTGCTTACCGAACTTGGCCCAGAGAAGTTTGCCGAATGGTTGAAGAATGAAAAAAAGATTCATTTTACCGATACTACTTTTAGAGATGCGCACCAAAGCTTACTGGCCACCAGGATGCGAAGTACAGATATGCTAAAAGTGGCTGAAGGTTTTGCCAAAAATCATCCCGAAACATTTAGTATGGAAGTTTGGGGAGGCGCTACTTTTGATGTTTGCCTTAGATTTTTAAAAGAAAACCCCTGGGAACGTTTGCAATTACTGCGGAAAGCGATGCCAAATATCTTGCTGCAAATGCTAATGCGAGGCTCAAACGGAGTTGGCTATACCGCTTATCCCGATAATTTAATCGAAAAATTCGTAGCTGAAGCCTGGGAAAACGGGGTAGATATTTTTAGGATTTTTGATTCCCTGAATTGGATGAAATCTATCGCACCCTGTATTGAATATGTACGTAAGAATACTTCTGGCCTTGCGGAAGCTTCAATTTGCTATACCGGCGATATACTTGACAAAAACAGTAAGTATAACTTGGACTATTATCTTCAGTTGGCAAAAGATATTGAAAATGCAGGGGCACATATTTTAGCGATCAAAGATATGGCCGGGCTGCTAAAACCTTACGCTGCCGGCGAGCTGGTTTCCGCCTTAAAAGCGGAGATCAATATTCCGGTGCATTTGCATACCCACGATACTTCGTCTATACAGGCGGCTACTTATTTAAAGGCCATAGAGGCTGGGGTAGATGTGGTAGATGTTGCGCTGGGCGGACTTTCGGGACTTACCTCGCAGCCTAATTTTAATTCCCTGGTGGAAATGACGAAATCTGGCGAGCGCAAAGCCGATTTCAATATGGAAAAGCTTAATGAGTATTCGCATTATTGGGAAGCGGTAAGAAAGTATTATTTCCCGTTTGAAAGCGGACTCAAAGCCGGTACTGCCGATGTTTACAAACACGAAATTCCCGGTGGGCAATATTCTAACCTAAAACCGCAAGCCGAATCTTTAGGCCTGGCTTCCAGGTTTCACGAGATCACCGCAATGTATTCTAAGGTGAATAAACTTTTTGGAGATATTATTAAGGTAACGCCAAGTAGTAAGGTGGTGGGCGATATGGCGCAATACCTGGTGAGTAATAATTTGAGTATAGAAGATGTAATGGAAAAGGGCGAAAACCTTTCCTTCCCGCAGTCGGTGGTGAATTTCTTTAGAGGCGATTTAGGGCAACCTCACGGCGGTTTTCCCGCTGAGGTGCAAAAGATCATCTTAAAGGATCAAAAACCTTATACCGACAGGCCAAATGCGCATTTGGAACCTATAGATTTTGAAAAGGAATTTAAAGAATTCTGCGATATTTTTAAAGAAGGAATGGGCCGAAAACTGGAAATGACCGATTTCCTTTCGTATAAATTATATCCAAAAGTATTTACCGAATATTTTAATCATTACCGAAAATTTGGAGAGGTAATGAATATTCCGACTCCTAATTTCTTCTACGGAATGCAACCCGGAGAAGAGATTACCGTTGAAATGGATAAAGGAAAAACGCTACTTATCGAATTCTTATCGGTGGGAACTGCAGATGAAGATGGACTCGTAGATGCGTTTTTTAAAGTAAACGGACAGACCAGAACGGTAAAAATTCAGGATAAGTCGGTTAAGGTTGAAAAAGTGGTTCACCAAAAGATCGATAAATCGAACGATAAAGAAGTAGGCGCTCCAATTCAGGGTTCTATTTCTTCAATTTTAGTCGAAAAAGGACAAAAAGTGAAAAAGAATGAACCACTATTCGTAATCGAAGCCATGAAAATGGAAACCACTATCACCGCGAATAAAGAAGGCGAAATAGATGAAATAATCCACAAAGAAGGCACCATGGTTTTTGCTGATGATATGGTAATTAAACTTAAATAA
- the yaaA gene encoding peroxide stress protein YaaA, whose product MKIVVSPAKSLDYESKLPTTRGTQPAFLETTAKLNRKMARMTKNEISELMSISDKLADLNYTRYQDFEEEHNKKNSRPAMYAFAGDVYTGLDAYTIPTEKLDRLQDSLRILSGLYGVLKPLDLMQPYRLEMGTSVGIERKDNLYEVWQSKVTELLNEEMEDGELFINLASNEYFKAIDTKKLKAEVISPVFKDFKNGKLKIISFYAKKARGAMVRYIIDKDVNTLEDLKGFDYMDYRFSEEHTEKENEPVFIR is encoded by the coding sequence ATGAAAATTGTTGTTTCTCCGGCCAAAAGCCTGGATTACGAATCTAAATTACCTACCACTCGCGGCACCCAGCCCGCTTTTTTGGAAACTACTGCCAAGCTTAATCGCAAGATGGCGAGAATGACCAAAAATGAGATTTCTGAATTGATGAGCATAAGCGATAAGCTTGCCGATCTTAATTATACCCGTTACCAGGACTTCGAGGAAGAACACAACAAAAAGAACTCCCGCCCCGCGATGTATGCTTTTGCCGGCGATGTTTACACAGGCCTGGATGCCTACACCATTCCCACCGAAAAACTGGATCGCCTGCAGGATAGCTTGCGCATCCTATCCGGACTTTACGGCGTGCTAAAACCGCTGGATCTAATGCAACCTTATCGTTTAGAGATGGGAACTTCGGTAGGTATAGAACGCAAGGATAATCTATATGAAGTTTGGCAATCAAAAGTTACCGAACTCCTTAATGAGGAAATGGAAGATGGCGAACTTTTTATCAATCTGGCCAGCAACGAATATTTTAAAGCTATAGACACCAAAAAACTAAAAGCTGAGGTGATCTCACCGGTGTTTAAGGATTTCAAAAATGGAAAATTAAAGATCATCAGTTTTTACGCTAAAAAAGCACGTGGTGCTATGGTACGTTATATTATAGACAAAGACGTAAATACGCTGGAAGATCTCAAAGGTTTTGATTATATGGATTATCGTTTTAGTGAAGAACATACTGAGAAGGAAAACGAGCCGGTTTTTATTAGGTAG
- a CDS encoding HNH endonuclease, translated as MKNGQKLWTRDELILAINLYCKLPFGRLHRSNPEVIHLAELIGRTPSSIAYKLVNFASLDPSLQARGIKGASNSSKLDKIIWDEFYNNWEGLPFESEKLLSEFENRSIEELNDIKIDELPEGNTREQLVKVRVNQSFFRKSILASYNNTCCISGLTNSELLIAGHIKPWSSDEKNRLNPRNGIAINALHDKAFENGLITITPEYKIKISKVLLNQKKTDALEKYFFQYESKDIFLPSKFLPDVEFLKYHNEQRFQR; from the coding sequence ATGAAAAATGGTCAAAAACTTTGGACTAGAGACGAATTGATATTAGCTATAAATCTTTATTGTAAACTACCTTTCGGTCGCTTACATAGATCAAATCCTGAAGTCATTCATTTAGCGGAATTGATTGGTAGAACACCGAGTTCTATTGCCTATAAGTTAGTGAACTTCGCAAGTCTTGACCCAAGCCTACAAGCTAGAGGTATAAAAGGTGCTTCAAATTCAAGTAAATTAGACAAAATAATTTGGGATGAATTTTATAATAATTGGGAGGGTTTACCCTTTGAAAGTGAAAAATTATTATCTGAATTTGAAAATAGATCTATTGAAGAACTTAACGATATAAAAATAGATGAACTTCCTGAAGGAAATACAAGAGAACAACTTGTAAAAGTTAGAGTGAATCAATCTTTTTTTAGAAAGTCAATTTTAGCATCATATAATAATACTTGCTGTATTTCTGGACTAACCAATAGTGAATTGTTAATCGCTGGTCATATAAAGCCTTGGAGTTCTGACGAGAAAAATCGATTAAATCCTAGAAATGGAATTGCGATTAACGCCCTACACGATAAAGCATTCGAGAATGGCTTAATAACAATCACTCCAGAATACAAAATAAAAATCTCGAAGGTTCTATTAAATCAAAAGAAAACTGATGCTCTTGAAAAATATTTCTTTCAATATGAAAGTAAAGACATATTTCTACCTTCTAAATTTTTACCTGATGTAGAATTTTTAAAATATCATAATGAGCAAAGATTCCAGCGTTAG
- a CDS encoding TIGR03643 family protein encodes MSIAEKFKLDERQQDRVIAMAWEDRTPFEAIEYQFGLTEKDVIKFMQEQMHPRNWRKWRARVQGRKTKHAKLRDNEISRFKSTAQRQITGNRISKKKY; translated from the coding sequence ATGAGCATCGCTGAAAAGTTTAAATTAGATGAGCGCCAGCAGGACCGCGTAATTGCTATGGCCTGGGAAGACCGCACGCCTTTTGAAGCTATTGAATACCAGTTTGGGCTGACCGAAAAAGATGTGATAAAATTTATGCAGGAGCAAATGCACCCGCGTAACTGGAGAAAATGGCGCGCCAGGGTGCAGGGAAGAAAAACCAAGCACGCAAAATTACGGGATAACGAGATCTCCAGATTTAAATCTACTGCGCAACGCCAAATAACCGGCAATAGAATTTCTAAGAAAAAATATTGA